In the Sphingobium sp. RAC03 genome, TGCTTGTGCCCTTTTCCGATTTTCGATCTGAAGAAACGTGCGCGTGGTATGGAAAACGGAGCAATCGGCACAAAGGTCCGTTGGAACGTCAATGCGCGAAGAATGTTCAAGCGTGATCGGTGACCGTACCGAAAGGGAGATAGACTATGAAGCCCAGCATCCTTGTCACACTGTCGGTATCGGCACTGGCCCTGGCTTCCTGCGGGAAGAAAGACGAACCCATGGTCAACAACAACGCAGTCGCGAATTCCGCCGGTCCTGTCACGACAGAGGCTCCGCCCGCGCTTAGCGCCGGGCAGATGTTCGCAAATGCCGCCGCTGCGAGCGATGCGTTTGAGATCGAAAGCTCCAAGCTCGCTGCGACCAACGCTGCGTCTGCTGCGACAAAAGCCTTTGCCCAGTCGATGATCAAGGGCCACACCGAATCCAGCGCGAAGCTAAAGAAGGCGGCAAGCGAGGCGACGCCTGTGCTCACGCCCGATCCGACACTTGCGGCGGCGCAGGTCGAGGCACTCGAAACGCTCAAGGGCAAGCAAGGCGCTGAGTTTGACGCCGCCTATGCCGACGCGCAAACCATGGCTCACGAGAAAACATTGGCGACCCTGCGCGCCTACTCAACTGGCGGGGACGTGCCTTCGCTCAAGGTCTTTGCCACTGCCATGGTACCTATCGTCACGGCGCATGTGAACATGGCCAAGGGCTTGAAGCACTGATTTGCTGATCGCAGCATGCGCGTCAAGGACGGCCTGCATGTCGGCGGCAGGTACGGGTGGGCGCGTGGTAGAAGAGGGCGCAGGGCGTGGTGGCGCCGCATTAGGCGACATGGACGATTGCGCAACGGCCGGTCCTGTCAGCGCAGTCCAGGCTAATAGTGCGATAGCGAAAGAGGATTTCACGGGCATCCCTGTTCTCGTTGTCACCCCAGCCAGATTACCGGTCCCCAGTCTGACAGTTCCGCAAAAAATATGCGGACTGACTTAGGTTAACGCAAATCGTTGGCGTCGCGACTTCGCGCATTTTGCGCTCGTTAGCCGATGACCGGAACTTGGTGGGCAATGGCCAATCGTGAGTCTGGCGTGATTCACGGCCTGGCATTCACGGTACCGATCACGACCCCAATGGCGGAATGTTTCCGTTCGCTAGGAAATTGCGGGTCGAGATTTGGCAAGGTCCCGTTTCCAAGCTCACATCATCGTAATGACACGGGGGGCTTCGGCCCACTACTTGTGGCTCTATTACCCGGTTTGGGCCGAAGCCAAATGTCGCCTTCTGACAGAACCTGCCTTGAGACACGTTGTCGCGAACGGCAGTAAAGTCCCACGTTCCGTCTACCGATGTCGACCCGTCCAAGTCATTCATCCACCGATTTTCTATTCCCGAGTACGGAACAGCCGCTTTCCTTTCCCGTGCGGTCAGGAAGGCCCTAATTGACGAAGCGCAACAATCGCATATCTTTAACAGGCTGCCCCTCAGGTGACA is a window encoding:
- a CDS encoding DUF4142 domain-containing protein, translated to MKPSILVTLSVSALALASCGKKDEPMVNNNAVANSAGPVTTEAPPALSAGQMFANAAAASDAFEIESSKLAATNAASAATKAFAQSMIKGHTESSAKLKKAASEATPVLTPDPTLAAAQVEALETLKGKQGAEFDAAYADAQTMAHEKTLATLRAYSTGGDVPSLKVFATAMVPIVTAHVNMAKGLKH